The following are from one region of the Paenibacillus protaetiae genome:
- a CDS encoding bifunctional folylpolyglutamate synthase/dihydrofolate synthase — MSEKQWESAALQSYSEAVDWITSLVPFGIRPGLDRIELLMEKLGNPHRRLKFIHIAGTNGKGSTCAYLTSVLLEAGYDVGTFTSPYITKFTDRFQYNGANIDEHTLLKLANTLKPLVEEMASTELGSPTMFEVSTALAILYYARETFPDYVVWETGLGGRLDVTNIVTPVISVITNIGHDHMDRLGNTIEEIAFEKAGIIKSGVPVVSAVTQPEAIEVIRDMARNKKSTLYLLGEQFTETELQTRENEQIFRFEGTFRTIDSLAITLNGAHQRKNAAVAVMALEVLRQYYALIVEDEALEAGLRKAAWPGRLEMVSGSPRILIDGAHNPEGAQTLAAALKNTYSHDRIHVMMGMLENKNHPDTIKHILPIVDTIIVTEPDFRNAMKAGALADIIRGMEQPDHPVELIVEPDWRSALSKLKQLTKEGDLGVVTGTLYLIADVRGLLVNNSDSEKGW, encoded by the coding sequence ATGAGTGAGAAACAATGGGAGTCCGCTGCCTTGCAAAGCTATTCGGAAGCTGTAGATTGGATTACAAGCCTGGTGCCTTTCGGTATACGCCCGGGCCTCGACCGGATCGAGCTGCTGATGGAGAAGCTGGGGAATCCGCACCGCCGCCTGAAGTTTATCCACATTGCCGGAACGAACGGCAAAGGCTCCACCTGCGCTTATTTGACAAGCGTACTGCTGGAAGCGGGGTATGATGTCGGCACGTTTACTTCGCCGTATATTACGAAATTTACGGACCGGTTCCAATATAACGGCGCCAATATCGACGAGCATACGCTCCTCAAACTGGCCAATACGCTGAAACCGCTCGTGGAGGAGATGGCCTCCACGGAGCTCGGCTCGCCAACGATGTTTGAAGTGTCTACGGCGCTTGCGATTTTGTACTACGCCAGAGAAACATTCCCGGACTACGTCGTTTGGGAAACAGGCCTTGGCGGACGCCTGGATGTGACGAATATCGTTACGCCGGTTATTTCCGTTATTACGAATATCGGCCATGACCATATGGACCGCCTTGGCAATACGATCGAAGAGATCGCCTTTGAAAAAGCGGGCATCATTAAATCCGGCGTGCCGGTTGTCAGCGCGGTGACGCAGCCGGAAGCGATCGAGGTCATTCGAGACATGGCCCGCAATAAAAAAAGCACGCTTTATTTGCTGGGCGAACAGTTTACGGAAACCGAACTGCAAACACGCGAAAATGAGCAAATTTTCCGGTTCGAAGGGACGTTCCGCACTATTGATTCGCTTGCGATTACGCTGAATGGCGCGCATCAGCGCAAGAATGCGGCGGTTGCCGTCATGGCGCTTGAGGTGCTGCGCCAGTATTATGCGCTGATTGTCGAGGACGAAGCGCTGGAAGCGGGTCTCCGCAAAGCGGCTTGGCCGGGACGGCTCGAGATGGTCTCCGGTTCGCCGCGTATTTTGATTGACGGCGCCCATAACCCGGAAGGGGCGCAGACACTGGCTGCGGCGCTAAAAAATACGTATTCGCATGATCGGATTCATGTCATGATGGGTATGCTGGAGAATAAGAATCATCCTGACACGATTAAGCATATATTACCGATAGTGGATACCATTATTGTGACCGAGCCTGATTTCCGCAACGCGATGAAAGCCGGCGCGCTTGCGGATATTATCCGCGGCATGGAACAGCCGGATCATCCTGTGGAGCTTATCGTGGAGCCGGATTGGCGCAGCGCCTTAAGCAAGCTGAAGCAGCTGACGAAGGAAGGCGACCTCGGCGTCGTTACCGGAACGTTATATTTGATTGCCGATGTTCGCGGCTTACTTGTGAATAATTCGGATTCTGAAAAAGGTTGGTGA
- the murC gene encoding UDP-N-acetylmuramate--L-alanine ligase: protein MNTAEHVHFIGIGGYGMSAIARVMLEKGYTVTGSDVARQELTEKLAAKGARIFIGHEAEHVKGADLVVYSTALSRDNVERVAAEELNIPTIHRSQMLARLMNAGKGVAVAGAHGKTTTSSMIALVMEACGADPTYIIGGEIVNVGTNAKAGKGEYVVAEADESDGSFLHYHPQLAIVTNIEPDHLENYDGDFNKLKAAYVQFLQQVKPDGKAIICADDETIQELLPQLAGLSDRLITYGLDSDSNAQYTATDIELGDRKVSFTMNKDGAPLGAVTLSVPGRHNVSNAMATIITCLEAGLSFEAVAQAIQGFRGAKRRFQVLGETNDILVIDDYAHHPTEIQVTISAAKATGKRIIAVFQPQRYTRTFFLLEQFSRAFPEADEVIITDIYSPAGEKQIEGVSSQKLVELIKSNSNAHTEYIPTKEAVLSHLREKVQPGDLVITMGAGDIWKVADALAQSLRENAS from the coding sequence TTGAATACAGCAGAACACGTACATTTTATCGGAATCGGCGGTTATGGCATGAGCGCAATCGCGCGCGTTATGCTGGAGAAAGGCTATACGGTTACCGGATCTGATGTCGCGCGCCAGGAATTAACTGAGAAATTGGCGGCCAAAGGCGCGCGCATTTTTATCGGCCATGAAGCGGAGCATGTGAAAGGGGCGGATCTGGTCGTTTATTCCACCGCTCTATCCCGCGACAATGTAGAACGGGTGGCTGCGGAGGAGCTGAACATTCCGACGATTCACCGTTCGCAAATGCTCGCGCGGCTTATGAATGCCGGCAAAGGCGTCGCGGTAGCGGGCGCTCACGGCAAAACAACAACCTCCTCCATGATTGCGCTGGTGATGGAAGCTTGCGGCGCCGACCCGACTTACATTATCGGCGGCGAGATTGTCAATGTCGGCACGAATGCTAAGGCGGGCAAAGGCGAATATGTGGTGGCGGAAGCGGATGAAAGCGACGGCTCGTTCCTGCATTACCATCCTCAGCTGGCGATTGTAACCAATATCGAACCGGACCATCTGGAAAACTATGACGGGGACTTCAATAAATTAAAAGCGGCTTACGTGCAGTTTTTGCAGCAGGTGAAACCGGACGGCAAAGCGATTATTTGCGCGGATGACGAGACGATTCAGGAGCTGCTGCCACAGCTTGCAGGTTTGTCGGACCGCCTTATTACTTACGGCCTTGATTCCGATTCCAATGCGCAATATACAGCGACGGACATTGAACTTGGCGACCGGAAAGTGTCGTTTACGATGAACAAGGACGGCGCTCCGCTTGGAGCGGTAACGTTGTCCGTGCCGGGACGGCATAACGTGTCGAATGCAATGGCGACGATTATTACATGTTTGGAAGCTGGCCTTTCCTTCGAAGCGGTTGCTCAGGCGATTCAAGGCTTCAGAGGCGCAAAACGCCGGTTCCAGGTGCTGGGCGAAACGAATGATATTCTGGTGATCGACGATTATGCCCATCATCCGACGGAAATTCAAGTAACGATCAGCGCAGCGAAAGCAACCGGCAAACGCATCATCGCGGTATTTCAGCCGCAGCGTTATACACGGACGTTTTTCCTGCTGGAGCAGTTCAGCCGTGCTTTTCCGGAAGCGGATGAGGTCATTATTACCGATATTTATTCGCCTGCGGGGGAGAAGCAAATCGAGGGCGTCAGCTCGCAGAAGCTGGTTGAGCTCATTAAAAGCAACAGCAATGCCCATACCGAATATATCCCGACCAAAGAAGCGGTTCTTTCGCATTTAAGGGAAAAAGTTCAGCCTGGCGACCTTGTCATTACGATGGGAGCCGGCGACATCTGGAAAGTTGCGGATGCGCTTGCGCAGTCATTGCGCGAAAACGCTTCTTAA
- a CDS encoding DUF4321 domain-containing protein produces MKKNGWVLLLFIILGLIAGALAARSLANIAGISFLSKSLQMTLSPAVDLYVLQFNMTVHLDISLLSLIGIIAALWIYRKL; encoded by the coding sequence ATGAAGAAAAACGGCTGGGTTTTGCTGCTGTTTATCATACTCGGCTTGATTGCGGGCGCGCTTGCCGCCCGATCGCTGGCAAATATTGCAGGGATATCCTTTTTATCCAAATCGCTGCAAATGACATTGTCGCCTGCCGTTGATCTTTATGTGCTTCAATTCAATATGACGGTCCACCTCGATATAAGCCTTTTAAGCTTAATCGGCATTATTGCGGCCTTATGGATTTACCGCAAGCTTTAA
- the radC gene encoding RadC family protein — MKPQSYMLRDVPHEERPRERMMRYGAEALSHSELLAILLRTGTRQESAVHLAGKILQECGSLRNLVDMSLDELTAIRGIGPAKAIQLRAGIELGRRIAGSKISGIVTVRSPQDAADYVMEDLRYLKKEHFVCLFLNTKNHIIARETLSIGTLNASLVHPREVFRAAIKHSSASLICVHNHPSGDPAPSPEDISLTQRLLEAGQLVGIEVLDHIVIGDGRFISLKEHGLL, encoded by the coding sequence ATGAAACCGCAAAGCTATATGTTGCGCGATGTCCCCCATGAAGAACGTCCAAGAGAGCGCATGATGCGATATGGGGCTGAAGCGTTAAGCCATTCGGAGCTGCTGGCGATATTGCTCCGGACAGGAACCCGGCAAGAGTCGGCGGTTCATTTGGCTGGCAAAATATTACAGGAATGCGGGAGCTTGCGCAATCTGGTGGATATGAGCCTGGACGAACTGACCGCCATCCGGGGGATCGGTCCGGCGAAGGCCATTCAGCTGCGGGCTGGAATTGAACTCGGCAGACGAATTGCCGGAAGCAAAATAAGCGGCATCGTAACGGTGCGGAGTCCGCAAGATGCTGCAGACTATGTGATGGAAGATCTTCGTTATTTGAAAAAAGAGCACTTTGTCTGCTTGTTTTTAAATACGAAAAACCACATTATTGCCCGGGAAACGTTGTCGATCGGCACGCTGAATGCTTCATTGGTTCATCCAAGAGAAGTGTTCCGGGCCGCCATTAAACATAGCAGCGCCTCTCTCATTTGCGTACATAATCACCCTAGCGGCGATCCTGCGCCAAGTCCCGAAGACATCAGCCTCACACAACGGCTTTTGGAAGCGGGCCAGCTTGTGGGCATCGAAGTACTGGATCATATTGTAATCGGGGACGGGCGTTTTATTAGTTTGAAGGAACATGGATTATTGTAA
- a CDS encoding rod shape-determining protein — protein sequence MFGGFSKDLGIDLGTANTLVFIKGKGIVVREPSVVALRTDTKTIEAVGEDAKKMIGRTPGNIRAVRPMKDGVIADFDTTATMIKYFIRQAQKQRSMFPKHPNVMVCVPSGITAVEKRAVEDAAKQAGAREAYTIEEPFAAAIGADLPVWEPTGSMVVDIGGGTTEVAVISLGGIVTSRSIRVAGDEMDEAIIQYVKRLYNLMIGERTSEQLKMEIGSALPLDHPESIEIRGRDLVTGLPKTLAITSDEITEALGDTVNSIVDAVKITLEKCPPELSADIMDRGIVLTGGGALLRNLDKLLSRETGMPVIVADNPLDCVAIGTGRSLDHIHLFKNKGGSSSRKR from the coding sequence ATGTTTGGTGGTTTTTCGAAAGATTTGGGAATTGACCTTGGAACAGCAAACACACTCGTATTTATTAAAGGTAAAGGGATTGTCGTAAGGGAGCCTTCCGTGGTTGCTTTGCGTACTGATACGAAAACGATTGAAGCTGTTGGCGAGGACGCTAAAAAAATGATCGGCAGAACGCCTGGCAATATCCGTGCGGTTCGTCCGATGAAAGATGGCGTTATCGCCGATTTTGATACAACGGCAACGATGATTAAATATTTTATCCGCCAAGCGCAAAAGCAGCGTTCGATGTTTCCTAAACATCCTAACGTGATGGTTTGCGTGCCTTCCGGCATTACGGCGGTTGAGAAACGTGCGGTCGAGGATGCGGCCAAACAAGCTGGCGCACGCGAAGCTTATACGATCGAGGAACCTTTTGCGGCGGCAATCGGCGCTGATTTGCCGGTATGGGAGCCAACGGGCAGCATGGTAGTTGATATCGGCGGCGGCACGACGGAAGTAGCGGTTATTTCGCTCGGAGGCATTGTAACCAGCCGTTCGATCCGCGTAGCCGGCGACGAAATGGATGAAGCGATTATCCAATACGTGAAACGTCTGTACAACCTGATGATCGGGGAGCGTACCTCGGAGCAATTGAAGATGGAGATTGGTTCGGCATTGCCGCTTGATCATCCGGAATCCATTGAAATCCGCGGCCGCGACCTTGTGACAGGCTTGCCGAAGACACTGGCAATTACTTCTGACGAAATTACGGAAGCGCTGGGCGATACGGTGAATTCCATCGTAGATGCTGTGAAAATTACGCTTGAGAAATGCCCGCCTGAGCTTTCTGCTGATATTATGGACCGCGGAATCGTGCTTACGGGCGGCGGCGCGCTGCTTCGCAACCTGGACAAGCTGCTTTCCCGCGAAACGGGGATGCCGGTTATTGTTGCGGACAACCCGCTTGATTGCGTCGCGATTGGCACAGGCCGTTCCCTGGACCATATTCATCTGTTCAAAAATAAAGGCGGCTCGTCTTCCCGCAAGCGTTAA
- the mreC gene encoding rod shape-determining protein MreC yields the protein MIELFRLLRNKRVIMLMIGFILFIAIIGYSFSDRKELTWPEKFVGDVSGAVQEWFYKPAASIAGFFEDIGNLHTIYKENEQLRLTAAAYARDKVNYNFVEQENKQLKEDLHFTESQKNMYNYKYVIAQVIAVNNDANSHTMVINLGSKNGIKKGQAVTTVKGLVGIVSEVRPLTSTVAPITELDETSPESNLISATIMGKENDSFGIVSDYDHEKNRLVMTKIPENDKMAAGDTVITSGLGNVYPRGLIIGTVESKEVGDFGLTNTAMVKMAADFDHLTDVFVVQMPDTEAATE from the coding sequence GTGATTGAACTGTTTAGGCTGTTAAGAAATAAGCGTGTCATTATGCTTATGATCGGGTTTATACTGTTCATTGCAATTATCGGCTATTCCTTTAGCGACCGTAAAGAGCTGACATGGCCTGAGAAATTTGTTGGCGATGTGTCCGGTGCCGTCCAAGAATGGTTTTACAAGCCCGCTGCTTCTATAGCGGGCTTCTTTGAGGACATTGGCAACCTGCACACCATCTACAAAGAGAACGAGCAGCTCCGGCTTACGGCAGCGGCGTACGCAAGGGATAAGGTGAATTACAATTTTGTCGAGCAGGAAAACAAGCAATTAAAAGAAGATTTGCATTTCACTGAAAGCCAAAAGAACATGTATAACTACAAATATGTAATTGCTCAGGTTATCGCGGTCAACAATGACGCTAACAGTCATACGATGGTTATTAATTTGGGTTCCAAAAACGGCATTAAAAAAGGGCAGGCAGTAACGACGGTGAAAGGCCTCGTAGGCATCGTAAGCGAAGTAAGGCCGCTAACTTCCACCGTAGCTCCTATTACCGAGCTGGATGAAACCTCACCTGAATCGAACCTGATTTCGGCTACGATTATGGGCAAGGAGAATGACTCCTTTGGTATTGTCAGCGATTACGACCATGAGAAAAACCGGCTTGTGATGACCAAAATTCCGGAGAACGACAAAATGGCTGCAGGCGATACGGTCATTACATCGGGACTTGGCAATGTTTATCCGCGCGGGCTTATTATCGGAACGGTCGAATCGAAGGAAGTCGGAGATTTTGGCTTGACGAACACCGCCATGGTGAAGATGGCGGCTGACTTCGACCACTTGACGGATGTGTTTGTCGTGCAGATGCCGGATACGGAGGCTGCGACGGAATGA
- the mreD gene encoding rod shape-determining protein MreD yields the protein MSINRLIGFMLLLFIVEGTIMPWVIPAGYTTRIVPHFVFVVVIFSALYSNRHRALFLGAGFGLLQDVAYYGHMIGPNLFFMGILGYYTGVLFENKRVTLLAALSVIGINYILYDSMMYGIYFAFRITNESFAWALMDHILPSLFLQLAFALLVYVPLRKHLESAVKKKLDKDEQ from the coding sequence ATGAGCATCAATCGGCTGATCGGTTTTATGCTTCTGCTCTTTATTGTGGAAGGCACCATTATGCCATGGGTCATTCCGGCCGGATATACGACACGAATCGTCCCCCACTTCGTTTTTGTTGTTGTCATTTTTAGCGCGCTTTACAGTAACCGGCACCGGGCTTTGTTTCTCGGAGCCGGTTTCGGGTTGTTGCAGGATGTTGCCTATTACGGACATATGATTGGGCCAAACCTGTTTTTTATGGGGATTCTCGGCTATTACACCGGCGTCCTGTTCGAGAACAAACGTGTTACGCTGCTGGCGGCATTGTCCGTCATCGGCATCAATTACATTTTGTATGACTCTATGATGTACGGCATTTATTTTGCATTCCGCATTACGAATGAATCGTTTGCCTGGGCGCTGATGGACCACATATTGCCCAGCTTGTTCCTGCAGCTTGCCTTTGCTCTTCTAGTGTACGTGCCGCTCCGCAAGCATTTGGAGTCCGCCGTCAAGAAAAAACTGGATAAGGACGAACAATAA
- a CDS encoding septum site-determining protein MinC — protein sequence MVADKQHIIIKGVKEGLVFLLDDQCEFSALLDELQYKLEKTHQQLLTGPLIHVQVKLGERQLEEEDKERIRSLIRTQGNLMVQSIESETKVKQSPNPNNGWEILTGIVRSGQTIEHDGNLLLAGDLNPGGTVLCTGDIYVLGALRGVAHAGYKGRTDVIIAASLMRPTQLRIADVISRPPEEWMSGDSSMEFAFLSEGQMKIDKITQLYRLRGHSTLLKGV from the coding sequence ATTGTGGCCGATAAACAGCATATTATCATCAAAGGGGTTAAAGAAGGTCTGGTGTTCCTTCTCGACGATCAATGTGAATTTTCCGCTTTGCTCGACGAGCTTCAGTACAAGCTGGAAAAAACGCATCAGCAGCTGCTGACAGGTCCGCTTATTCATGTCCAGGTCAAACTGGGGGAAAGGCAGCTGGAAGAGGAGGATAAGGAACGCATCCGTTCTCTTATTCGTACGCAGGGCAACTTGATGGTGCAGTCCATCGAATCGGAGACGAAAGTTAAACAATCTCCAAACCCGAATAACGGGTGGGAAATATTAACAGGTATCGTGCGTTCCGGCCAAACGATTGAACATGACGGCAATTTGCTGCTTGCGGGCGATTTGAATCCGGGCGGTACGGTGCTTTGCACGGGCGATATTTATGTGCTCGGGGCACTGCGCGGCGTGGCGCATGCTGGCTATAAAGGGCGTACTGACGTTATTATCGCCGCATCGCTTATGCGGCCGACCCAGCTTCGCATTGCCGATGTTATCAGCAGGCCGCCGGAAGAATGGATGTCAGGCGATTCGTCGATGGAATTTGCTTTTTTAAGCGAAGGCCAGATGAAAATTGATAAAATTACGCAGCTGTACAGGCTGCGCGGCCATTCAACTTTGTTAAAAGGGGTGTAG
- the minD gene encoding septum site-determining protein MinD — MGESIVITSGKGGVGKTTTSANLGTALALLGKKVCMVDTDIGLRNLDVVMGLENRIIFDLVDVAEGRCRLNQALVKDKRFDELYMLPAAQTKDKDDVKPEQIRDMIAELKQDFDYVVIDCPAGIEHGFRNAIAGADRAIVVTTPENAAVRDADRVIGLLEKEKIASKIIINRIRPNMVKSGEMLDVDEICQVLAVDLLGIVPDDEKVIKSANAGEPTVMDPSSRASIAYRNIARRILGDMVPLMLLEEKAGAFKRFRKFLGIG, encoded by the coding sequence ATGGGGGAATCGATTGTTATCACTTCGGGCAAAGGGGGCGTCGGCAAGACGACCACGTCGGCCAATCTAGGCACGGCGCTTGCTTTGCTGGGCAAAAAGGTATGCATGGTCGACACCGATATCGGCTTGCGCAACCTGGATGTGGTGATGGGACTTGAAAACCGCATCATTTTTGATTTGGTGGACGTCGCCGAAGGCCGCTGCCGGTTAAATCAGGCGCTGGTTAAGGATAAACGGTTTGACGAATTGTACATGCTTCCCGCTGCGCAAACGAAGGATAAGGACGACGTTAAACCGGAGCAGATCCGCGATATGATTGCGGAGCTGAAGCAGGATTTCGATTATGTCGTCATTGACTGCCCGGCCGGGATTGAACACGGCTTCCGCAACGCGATCGCGGGCGCCGACCGCGCGATTGTGGTCACGACACCGGAAAATGCGGCGGTTCGCGATGCCGACCGTGTAATCGGTTTGCTCGAGAAAGAAAAAATCGCATCTAAAATTATCATTAACCGAATTAGGCCGAATATGGTTAAAAGCGGTGAAATGCTTGACGTGGACGAGATTTGTCAAGTTCTGGCGGTTGACCTGCTGGGCATCGTGCCGGATGATGAGAAAGTAATCAAATCGGCGAATGCCGGCGAACCGACGGTCATGGATCCTTCTTCTCGCGCGTCGATCGCATACCGCAATATCGCAAGGCGCATCCTTGGCGATATGGTGCCGCTGATGCTGCTGGAGGAGAAGGCGGGCGCTTTCAAACGGTTCCGTAAGTTTTTGGGAATAGGATGA
- a CDS encoding FtsW/RodA/SpoVE family cell cycle protein, producing MLNKLKKLDLGIVIILLCLMAISVLTIHSAIDGQSAHYANTDLKTAVFYGIGFFFAISATIFDYRILLKTWYILYGIGIVLLVLVFFLGSNINGATGWFRLGQLSFQPAEVVKIVLIIGVAFLLGRKQGEKLRFVQDIIPIGAFVFIPFMLVMVQPDLGNAIIYLVILLGMLWIGNVKYTHVLIGLTVVVASIVLFVSLFTVFNSNIKEYLTDHHKEHWYARINTFIDPDEATADEKHQSLNAQIAIGSGGLRGDGYMQGDMKKGGFIPYPYSDSIFVVIGEEFGFTGAAVLLLLYFLLIYRIIVIAYQCYDRRASYIVIGIASMYVFQIFQNIGMMIGLMPITGITLPFISYGGTSLLLNMLCIGIVFSIKAHQEVYELAD from the coding sequence GTGCTTAACAAATTAAAAAAGCTTGATCTGGGCATCGTTATTATTTTGTTATGCCTAATGGCGATCAGCGTGCTAACCATTCATAGCGCAATTGACGGCCAAAGCGCACATTATGCGAATACGGATTTGAAAACAGCTGTTTTTTACGGCATTGGTTTCTTTTTTGCTATTTCCGCTACCATTTTCGATTACCGCATTTTGTTGAAAACATGGTATATCCTGTACGGCATCGGCATTGTTTTGCTTGTACTTGTCTTTTTTCTCGGATCGAATATTAACGGCGCGACCGGCTGGTTCCGCCTCGGGCAGCTGTCATTTCAGCCTGCGGAAGTAGTCAAGATCGTGCTGATTATTGGCGTTGCTTTTCTGCTCGGCCGAAAACAGGGCGAGAAGCTCCGTTTTGTCCAGGATATTATTCCGATCGGCGCTTTTGTATTTATCCCGTTTATGCTCGTTATGGTTCAGCCGGACCTTGGGAATGCGATTATTTATTTGGTCATTTTGCTGGGGATGCTGTGGATTGGCAACGTCAAGTATACCCATGTGTTAATCGGCCTTACGGTTGTAGTCGCCTCCATCGTTTTGTTTGTCTCGTTATTTACGGTGTTTAACAGCAACATTAAGGAATATTTGACGGACCATCATAAAGAGCACTGGTATGCCCGGATCAATACGTTTATTGATCCCGATGAAGCGACGGCGGATGAGAAACACCAATCGCTGAACGCGCAGATTGCAATCGGATCCGGCGGCCTTCGCGGCGACGGCTATATGCAGGGCGACATGAAAAAAGGCGGCTTTATTCCGTACCCGTATTCCGACTCGATATTTGTCGTAATTGGCGAGGAATTTGGTTTTACTGGAGCTGCGGTGCTGCTGCTGCTGTATTTTTTGCTTATATACCGCATCATTGTTATTGCTTATCAATGTTATGACCGGCGAGCGTCTTACATTGTTATTGGCATCGCCTCTATGTATGTTTTTCAAATTTTCCAAAATATCGGCATGATGATCGGGCTCATGCCGATTACCGGCATTACGCTGCCGTTTATAAGCTACGGCGGCACTTCGCTGCTGCTGAATATGCTTTGTATTGGCATTGTGTTCAGCATTAAAGCCCATCAGGAAGTTTACGAGCTGGCAGACTAG
- a CDS encoding peptidoglycan DD-metalloendopeptidase family protein, whose product MNAKQKDKRPDKTSRQIQQEQWYKRYEDDNQPPDAPYPEFLFPYEQQEPLNNKRGPYTHYNGYSGPYPPSPSGRLPEQEEPDPERLWKANPNPWLGTWGQGSDPGRSPFDPTGPQDPGRMNAFWRGFRWKLAVSVIAFGAVWGMFRYGPPSMEEGRQFVTEALTKPMDFSPAAAWYKQTFAGAPSFIPIFEHKEEPAQLVDGSVKLPVVSPLPGGVLVKTFAEQLNGIELAGTSGQTVGAAQTGRVMQVTGSPGSMTVVIQNASGRTTIYGELGKAGVKKDDWVESGDPIGVLPAASGDQPSVLYFAVKENDRYIDPAGVIPLD is encoded by the coding sequence ATGAATGCCAAGCAGAAAGATAAACGGCCGGATAAGACAAGCAGGCAGATTCAGCAGGAGCAGTGGTATAAACGTTATGAAGACGATAATCAGCCGCCGGATGCTCCTTATCCGGAATTTCTGTTTCCATACGAACAGCAGGAGCCGTTAAACAACAAACGTGGTCCCTATACCCATTACAATGGTTACAGCGGCCCCTATCCCCCGTCTCCATCCGGACGATTGCCGGAACAGGAGGAGCCTGATCCGGAGCGGCTGTGGAAAGCCAATCCGAACCCTTGGCTCGGCACATGGGGGCAAGGTTCGGATCCAGGCCGTAGTCCGTTTGATCCGACCGGACCGCAGGATCCCGGCCGGATGAATGCATTCTGGCGGGGCTTCCGCTGGAAGCTTGCGGTATCCGTTATCGCTTTTGGCGCTGTTTGGGGCATGTTCCGCTATGGACCTCCTTCCATGGAGGAGGGGCGGCAATTTGTAACGGAGGCTTTGACCAAGCCGATGGATTTCTCACCGGCAGCGGCGTGGTACAAGCAGACGTTTGCCGGCGCGCCTTCGTTTATTCCGATCTTTGAACATAAAGAAGAGCCGGCACAGCTGGTAGACGGCAGTGTCAAGCTGCCCGTGGTATCTCCGTTGCCCGGCGGGGTTCTGGTAAAGACGTTCGCCGAGCAGTTGAACGGCATCGAGCTCGCCGGCACCTCCGGACAAACGGTAGGCGCCGCTCAAACGGGCAGAGTGATGCAAGTAACCGGCAGTCCAGGCAGCATGACGGTTGTCATTCAGAACGCAAGCGGCAGGACTACAATCTACGGCGAATTAGGAAAGGCCGGCGTCAAAAAAGACGACTGGGTGGAGTCCGGAGATCCGATAGGCGTTCTTCCTGCAGCCAGCGGCGATCAGCCAAGCGTTCTTTATTTTGCCGTGAAAGAAAATGACCGTTATATTGATCCGGCGGGCGTGATTCCGCTTGATTAA